The following proteins come from a genomic window of Nitrosopumilaceae archaeon AB1(1):
- a CDS encoding DUF371 domain-containing protein, producing the protein MFKVGFHGHKNILAMHSTTIEITKDTELTTRGDCIVGVGATHGCRDLPQHIKDRLNDPDKTIRFTLEVEDIEFKIIARGSEQLGLSHESDIVIRTSNFTCPRTIAIGADGAADKIPRNMIKKLRDPQMCGTLRIDI; encoded by the coding sequence ATGTTTAAGGTAGGATTTCATGGTCACAAAAATATACTCGCTATGCACTCTACAACAATAGAGATCACCAAGGATACAGAGCTGACAACAAGAGGAGATTGTATAGTTGGAGTGGGTGCAACTCATGGATGTAGAGACCTCCCTCAACATATCAAGGATAGGCTAAATGACCCAGATAAGACAATACGATTCACATTAGAGGTTGAAGATATAGAGTTTAAGATTATAGCTAGAGGATCTGAACAGTTGGGGTTGTCACATGAATCAGATATTGTAATTCGAACTAGTAATTTTACATGCCCTAGAACTATTGCCATAGGTGCAGATGGAGCTGCAGATAAAATTCCACGCAATATGATTAAAAAATTAAGAGATCCTCAAATGTGCGGTACATTGCGCATAGACATATAG
- a CDS encoding 50S ribosomal protein L22, with amino-acid sequence MGRFDYAFQNFDETRHIRASAREKDISHKHAREIAHSLQGKKIEKARDYLLAVVKKTRAIPFQRYKNQVGHRSDPKMMSGRYPVKSAQEFLKLLDNLESNAEYKGMDMDRLKLVNIVVHKGRPVKRFIPRAMGRTTPKNNYMTHIEMVAMEA; translated from the coding sequence ATGGGTAGATTCGATTATGCTTTTCAAAATTTTGATGAAACACGCCACATCCGTGCATCTGCTAGAGAAAAAGACATATCCCATAAACATGCTCGTGAGATTGCACATTCACTACAGGGAAAAAAGATTGAAAAAGCTCGTGATTACTTGCTTGCAGTAGTGAAAAAAACACGCGCCATACCTTTTCAAAGATATAAAAATCAAGTCGGTCATCGTTCTGATCCTAAAATGATGTCTGGACGTTATCCTGTAAAATCTGCACAGGAATTTCTAAAACTCTTGGATAATTTGGAATCTAATGCTGAATACAAGGGTATGGACATGGACCGTTTAAAACTTGTAAATATTGTGGTTCATAAAGGCAGACCAGTAAAGCGATTCATTCCACGTGCTATGGGTAGAACTACACCAAAAAATAATTATATGACGCATATTGAAATGGTTGCAATGGAGGCATAG
- a CDS encoding putative RNA uridine N3 methyltransferase: MTISIAIPDSSLEDEHRHVDKTRKISLIGRTCAIFGIDTIYIYKDTGTRDDQTLLSTILRYMETPQFLRRFAFPKINDLKYAGVLSPLQTPHHTVTSNVKKIKKNDIRDGLVLNTKNEKFVDVGFGTKIPYRGKQPTGKRILVQFTSEYPTLAIREVDPSQHSEFRGYAVKERNNLYSLLTEWTGKIILTSRKGKFSTPSILHSYHDSNLLLVFGSTSRGIHDMLGSRLDNIQNSRMLNFFPNQQTKTVRLEEALLGILSIINAA, from the coding sequence ATGACTATCTCTATAGCAATTCCAGACTCTTCACTAGAGGACGAACATAGACATGTGGATAAAACAAGAAAGATATCTCTTATCGGTCGTACATGTGCAATATTTGGAATAGATACCATATACATCTACAAAGATACAGGTACAAGAGATGATCAAACCCTGTTGTCTACGATACTGCGTTACATGGAAACTCCTCAATTTTTACGCCGTTTTGCATTTCCAAAAATTAATGATTTGAAATATGCTGGAGTGTTAAGCCCATTACAAACGCCACATCATACTGTAACTTCTAATGTTAAAAAAATTAAAAAAAATGATATACGTGATGGTTTAGTGTTGAATACAAAAAATGAGAAATTTGTAGATGTAGGTTTTGGTACAAAAATACCTTATAGAGGTAAACAACCAACCGGAAAGAGAATATTGGTACAATTTACATCAGAATACCCAACACTTGCTATCAGAGAAGTTGATCCATCACAACATTCGGAATTTCGAGGTTATGCAGTCAAAGAAAGAAATAATTTGTATTCTCTTCTTACTGAGTGGACTGGAAAAATTATCCTAACCTCTAGGAAAGGCAAATTTAGTACCCCCAGCATATTACATTCTTATCATGATTCAAATCTCTTGCTAGTCTTTGGTAGTACTAGTCGTGGAATACATGATATGTTGGGCTCGCGACTTGATAATATTCAAAACTCACGCATGTTGAATTTCTTTCCTAATCAGCAAACTAAAACAGTTCGACTTGAAGAGGCATTGTTGGGAATTTTATCAATAATTAACGCTGCCTGA
- a CDS encoding 30S ribosomal protein S3, whose translation MSAVKNIINDNYKNMQLVDYIRDTISEAGFSHTTIARSPTGTKITLYVTRPGIVIGRKGAGIREITATLENKYDVKNPQISIEEIKHPELSPSVMCSRMAGHLKRGTAFRRATMWTLRQIMDGGAMGVQITISGKLRGDRSAFEKHTSGILPRAGHHASVIVNEDIAHVQTPMGLIGVRIRIAHKDRLVPEFELLSKKSSKSAESQSPESTETKPKSTNTDNSTSDVQTESELIQKEAQEMVQNNTARDDT comes from the coding sequence TTGTCTGCTGTAAAAAATATAATAAATGATAACTATAAAAATATGCAATTAGTTGATTATATTCGAGATACTATTAGCGAGGCTGGTTTCTCTCATACTACTATTGCACGATCTCCAACTGGAACTAAAATTACTCTTTATGTGACTAGACCTGGAATTGTGATCGGACGTAAGGGTGCTGGTATTCGTGAAATAACGGCAACCTTGGAGAATAAATATGATGTAAAGAATCCTCAAATATCTATTGAGGAGATCAAACACCCTGAACTGTCACCAAGCGTTATGTGTAGTCGTATGGCTGGACATCTAAAACGTGGCACTGCTTTTCGTCGGGCCACCATGTGGACATTGAGACAGATTATGGATGGTGGAGCAATGGGTGTTCAAATCACAATATCTGGTAAATTACGTGGTGATCGTTCTGCATTTGAAAAACATACATCTGGTATACTTCCACGTGCTGGACATCATGCCAGTGTTATAGTAAATGAAGATATTGCTCATGTTCAAACTCCAATGGGATTGATTGGTGTTCGTATTAGAATAGCACACAAAGATCGCCTTGTGCCTGAGTTTGAATTGTTATCTAAAAAATCATCCAAATCTGCTGAAAGTCAATCGCCTGAATCCACTGAAACAAAACCTAAATCCACTAATACAGATAATTCGACTTCTGATGTCCAAACTGAATCTGAATTAATTCAAAAAGAGGCGCAAGAGATGGTTCAAAACAACACTGCTAGGGATGATACATGA
- the rplD gene encoding 50S ribosomal protein L4: protein MNILNLSGKSSGTVTLPPIFDTPFRKDVIRNVYKILNTHKFQPQGRHPTAGMDVVADSNDPPTGRGVSRIVKMRGGGGGRQGQAGEVASIRGGRQAHPPKVEKVIYKKINKKEKLFALCSAIAVTSSKDIVESRGHKVEKIKDFPPIVSDDIESVKTAKQMKEVLNSLNLTDDVKRLESRRVRFGKPALRGRGKKVGKSVLFVVNDSKMLTKACGGFPGVDVRMASDLSVLDSAPGSDTIRLTVYTKGALDTISKIKSPLLELAAKLN, encoded by the coding sequence ATGAATATACTAAATTTATCAGGTAAATCAAGCGGTACTGTTACTCTTCCTCCAATCTTTGATACCCCGTTTAGAAAAGATGTCATACGAAATGTATACAAAATTTTAAACACTCATAAATTTCAACCACAGGGAAGACATCCAACAGCTGGCATGGATGTTGTTGCCGACTCTAATGATCCTCCTACTGGTCGTGGTGTATCTCGTATAGTGAAAATGCGTGGTGGTGGCGGTGGACGACAAGGTCAAGCAGGCGAAGTGGCATCTATACGTGGTGGAAGACAAGCACATCCTCCAAAGGTCGAAAAAGTTATTTATAAAAAAATAAATAAAAAAGAAAAATTATTTGCCTTGTGCTCTGCAATTGCAGTGACTAGTTCTAAAGATATTGTTGAATCTAGAGGACACAAGGTTGAAAAAATTAAAGATTTTCCACCAATTGTTTCTGATGATATCGAATCTGTAAAGACTGCAAAACAAATGAAAGAAGTTTTAAATTCTTTAAATCTTACAGATGATGTTAAACGACTTGAATCTAGACGTGTACGATTTGGAAAACCTGCACTACGTGGTAGAGGGAAAAAAGTTGGTAAAAGCGTATTGTTTGTAGTGAATGATTCTAAAATGTTAACAAAGGCATGTGGTGGATTTCCAGGTGTAGATGTACGGATGGCCTCTGATCTAAGCGTACTTGATTCAGCTCCTGGCTCTGACACAATAAGATTAACTGTATATACAAAGGGAGCACTTGATACAATATCTAAAATCAAATCCCCACTTCTTGAATTGGCGGCGAAATTAAATTGA
- the psmA gene encoding archaeal proteasome endopeptidase complex subunit alpha, translating into MLPAQQGYDRAITVFSPDGRLYQVEYAIETIRRGSITVGISCNDGVIMAVEEKTLKLQIGDTVQKIFQIDDHVGIAAAGYIPDARSQVDNARFFSQSNKLIYDEPVDIEEIAKHLADQCQQYTQFAGVRPFGVALIIAGINRGKSTLYLTDPSGTFVQYDAVAIGSGSDDVTSFLEKHYKMDLSMDDALQLSVAAINMTHEDKTESVQTRIAKISTIDTKFEILSNDAVDKLVSLAKEKYPAKK; encoded by the coding sequence TTGCTTCCAGCACAACAAGGTTATGATCGCGCAATAACTGTTTTTTCACCAGATGGTAGATTATACCAAGTAGAGTATGCCATTGAAACCATCAGACGTGGTTCAATCACAGTTGGTATATCGTGTAATGATGGTGTAATAATGGCAGTGGAGGAGAAAACACTTAAACTCCAAATCGGTGATACTGTACAAAAAATATTTCAAATTGATGATCATGTAGGAATTGCGGCCGCTGGGTATATTCCAGATGCTCGTAGTCAAGTAGATAACGCTAGATTTTTTTCACAAAGTAATAAATTAATTTATGATGAACCTGTTGACATTGAAGAAATTGCAAAACATTTAGCAGATCAATGTCAACAATATACACAATTTGCCGGTGTACGTCCATTTGGTGTGGCATTAATTATTGCAGGAATCAATCGTGGTAAAAGTACATTATATCTTACAGATCCAAGTGGAACATTTGTACAATATGATGCTGTAGCTATTGGTTCGGGCTCTGATGACGTGACATCTTTTCTAGAGAAACACTACAAGATGGATTTGTCTATGGATGATGCACTACAATTATCTGTCGCTGCCATTAATATGACTCATGAGGACAAGACTGAATCTGTGCAGACACGTATTGCTAAAATCTCTACTATTGATACAAAATTTGAAATTTTATCAAATGATGCTGTTGATAAACTTGTATCTCTAGCAAAAGAAAAATACCCCGCTAAAAAATAA
- a CDS encoding 50S ribosomal protein L23 — protein sequence MLILASKIILKPHITEKTFELVERENKLCFIVSLDSTKSDIKVAINTLYGETIIKVNTVRTISGKKAFVQFESVENARNLASKIGML from the coding sequence ATACTGATTCTTGCTTCAAAAATTATATTAAAACCACATATTACTGAAAAGACGTTCGAGCTTGTTGAACGTGAAAATAAACTGTGTTTTATAGTAAGTTTAGATTCTACCAAATCTGACATTAAAGTGGCTATTAATACTCTTTATGGCGAGACTATCATCAAGGTTAATACAGTGAGAACAATATCTGGGAAAAAAGCATTCGTTCAGTTTGAGTCTGTAGAGAATGCTAGAAATTTAGCTTCAAAAATAGGTATGTTGTAG
- a CDS encoding 50S ribosomal protein L3, with protein MGHRKHSQPRRGSLAYLPRGRAQSMEARIRTWPRDTANEPHLLGHAGFKAGCVQIVSIDDREKTANFGKQLVSLGTVIVTPPLFMIGVRGYSKDSNGRHAEFDVYSSDIPKSITKHLSFQNGENALDKAKLLLPRIAEIYALVTITPSDVGLDQKKPYVFEIAISGGNIIKQFEYVENLLGKPITLSDVFEHGSRVDVGAITKGKGWQGVIKRYGAKKKQHKSRKTVRELGSLGPISPQYVMYTVPRAGQMGFHQRVEYNKRIMVVGNTENDKMVINPAGGYKHFGNVIGDFIILKGSVPGTYRRLIKLRAQARNVPAKITKPNVLEVIV; from the coding sequence ATGGGTCATAGAAAACACAGTCAGCCACGAAGAGGAAGTTTAGCATATCTGCCTAGAGGCCGTGCGCAGAGTATGGAGGCACGAATCCGTACTTGGCCCCGTGACACTGCTAATGAACCACATCTACTTGGTCATGCAGGATTCAAAGCTGGATGTGTACAGATTGTAAGTATTGATGATCGTGAAAAGACTGCCAATTTTGGAAAACAACTAGTCAGTCTTGGTACTGTTATTGTTACTCCACCATTATTCATGATTGGAGTCAGAGGGTATTCTAAAGATAGCAATGGCAGACATGCTGAATTTGATGTTTATTCTTCAGACATCCCAAAATCAATTACTAAACACCTGTCATTTCAAAATGGTGAAAACGCTTTAGATAAAGCAAAACTTTTACTTCCACGAATAGCAGAAATTTATGCTCTAGTAACCATCACTCCTAGTGATGTGGGTTTAGATCAGAAAAAACCATATGTCTTTGAGATTGCAATTAGTGGCGGTAATATAATAAAACAATTTGAATATGTTGAGAATCTTTTAGGTAAACCTATTACACTTAGTGATGTGTTTGAGCATGGTTCTAGAGTTGATGTTGGAGCAATTACCAAAGGTAAGGGTTGGCAAGGTGTAATTAAGAGATACGGTGCGAAGAAAAAACAGCACAAATCCCGCAAAACTGTTCGTGAGCTTGGCAGTTTGGGTCCAATATCTCCCCAATATGTAATGTATACAGTTCCACGAGCTGGTCAAATGGGGTTCCATCAACGTGTAGAATATAACAAAAGAATTATGGTAGTTGGAAATACCGAAAATGATAAAATGGTTATTAATCCTGCTGGTGGTTACAAACATTTTGGAAATGTTATTGGTGATTTTATAATTCTCAAAGGCTCCGTACCTGGAACTTATCGCAGATTAATCAAATTACGAGCACAGGCAAGAAACGTTCCTGCCAAAATTACAAAGCCAAATGTATTGGAAGTGATTGTATGA
- a CDS encoding 30S ribosomal protein S19, with translation MAKKFNFRGLELEPLQKLSNDELLKILPSRQRRFLLRANFNDSKRSLIAEIKDTADGKSKKIIKTHIRDLIILPYMIGVTVNVFSGKEFKPVVLSIEMIGHSLGEYVITNKKVSHGAPGVGASRSSLYVPLK, from the coding sequence ATGGCAAAAAAATTTAATTTTCGTGGATTAGAGCTAGAACCACTGCAAAAACTCTCAAATGACGAATTGTTGAAAATTCTTCCATCTAGACAACGTAGATTTTTACTACGCGCAAATTTTAATGACTCTAAACGTAGTCTGATTGCTGAAATTAAAGACACCGCTGATGGAAAAAGCAAAAAAATCATTAAAACTCATATTCGTGATTTAATAATTCTTCCATATATGATTGGAGTAACCGTAAACGTATTTTCTGGAAAAGAGTTTAAACCCGTTGTATTATCCATAGAGATGATTGGTCATTCTCTGGGGGAGTATGTGATAACCAACAAAAAAGTATCACACGGTGCTCCAGGCGTAGGTGCATCTCGTTCCAGTCTATACGTTCCGTTAAAGTGA